ATTTTTGCAGATGTTATGAGAATAGACATTATTACAGTATTACCAGAGATGCTGGAGGGATTCTTCAATGAGTCCATTCTGGCACGTGCGCAGAAGAAGGGTCTAGCGGAGATTCATCTGCACAACCTGCGTGACTACACATTAGATAAATGGAAGCGTGTGGACGACTATCCATACGGCGGAAGTGCCGGCATGGTGATGCAATGTGAACCAATAGACCGCTGCATTGCTGCACTGAAGGCAGAGCGCGAGTATGATGACGTGATTTATGTTTCGCCAGATGGTGAAACTTTCAACCAGAAGATAGCCAACGAAATGTCGATGCAGGGTAATCTCATCATCCTCTGCGGTCACTACAAGGGTATTGACCAGCGTGTGCGCGACCATCTCATTACCCGAGAAATCAGTGTAGGTGATTATGTGCTGACGGGTGGCGAACTTGCTGCAGCCATCATCTCAGATGCCGTCATCCGACTGGTTCCGGGCGTTATCAGCGACGAACAGAGCGCACTTTCCGACTGTTTCCAGGACGACATTCTTGCCGCCCCTATCTACACCCGTCCTGCCGACTACAAGGGATGGAAGGTTCCGGAGATTCTGCTCAGTGGCAACGAAGCCAAGATTCGCCAGTGGGAATTCGACCAGGCTATGGAAAGAACCAAGCGCCTGCGCCCTGACCTGCTGAAATAAGAAGAAATCATTGCTGATTACTATCATACCCAGAACGGTGATTTTTAGGCACGGTGTAAGCCGTTCCTAAAAATCACCGTTCTACTCATTCTCAAGCCATATACTAAAACTCTACACCTTATTTATCAACTACACCTTATTAATATTATTCTTTATTAATATTATTCTTTTTCTACGCATTTTTTGCAGAAAGCCTCACCCAGCATGAAACCTTCTTCGTAGAGGCGTTCCAGTTTATCGGTATCCTTCTCTATTCTGCCAACTTCCAACGGACGGATTGGACGGATACAAGTAATCTTACCCGCAGCCTCCAGATCATCTACAAGCTGGATCTGTTCGTTATAAGCGCGATGACGGTGACTCAGAGCCACACGCAGGCGAGGATAGTTCTTATATAAATAAGGTATCTTACGGTCTTTGCCCATATCACGCCATCCTTTGTTGCGAGTCAGGACAACCACATTGTGTTGCCACCCCATGTCAATGGCGTGCTGTACCGGAATACTGTCCGCAATACCACCATCCAACATCGGAATGCCATCCACTTCCACAATCTTGCTCACAAATGGCAAACTGCTGGAAGCACGCACAACATCCAGTGCACGCTGCCTGTCTTGATTCTCGGAAAGATACATAGCCTTGCCCGTAAGACAATTGGTAGTAACCATCTCGAAACCATCGGCATACTTAAAATAGGTATCAAAATCGAAAGGCAAGAGCTGGTTCGGAAACTTATCGTAGAGTAATTTGCGGTCGAAGATACACCCCTGAGTCACCAGATGGCGAATACCG
This Segatella copri DSM 18205 DNA region includes the following protein-coding sequences:
- the trmD gene encoding tRNA (guanosine(37)-N1)-methyltransferase TrmD, with amino-acid sequence MRIDIITVLPEMLEGFFNESILARAQKKGLAEIHLHNLRDYTLDKWKRVDDYPYGGSAGMVMQCEPIDRCIAALKAEREYDDVIYVSPDGETFNQKIANEMSMQGNLIILCGHYKGIDQRVRDHLITREISVGDYVLTGGELAAAIISDAVIRLVPGVISDEQSALSDCFQDDILAAPIYTRPADYKGWKVPEILLSGNEAKIRQWEFDQAMERTKRLRPDLLK
- a CDS encoding patatin-like phospholipase family protein codes for the protein MKLNLKTTGLVLEGGGMRGVFTSGVLDAFMKHDVHFPYTVAVSAGACNGMSYMSRQPRRARISNIDYLARYQYIGIRHLVTQGCIFDRKLLYDKFPNQLLPFDFDTYFKYADGFEMVTTNCLTGKAMYLSENQDRQRALDVVRASSSLPFVSKIVEVDGIPMLDGGIADSIPVQHAIDMGWQHNVVVLTRNKGWRDMGKDRKIPYLYKNYPRLRVALSHRHRAYNEQIQLVDDLEAAGKITCIRPIRPLEVGRIEKDTDKLERLYEEGFMLGEAFCKKCVEKE